One segment of Acropora muricata isolate sample 2 chromosome 8, ASM3666990v1, whole genome shotgun sequence DNA contains the following:
- the LOC136926821 gene encoding uncharacterized protein, whose product MLDAVVAFFIYIAESFTGGVLENWSIRTTCEPRVVGHGEDDKELEPLLQAHSVSSDFTRFDPSDTIFQEFDPPDGSFGSMAWKESRPSRLKTLFICFKTVFVMQVIIGSSIALVAIAVLVLDFNTADLCYEKTSNWNTMPPIIQNIRVVSQSVEGFIIQLWHFSIMLCMFGCSVMKDLNLLAINLLAAFADACYHLVLQTFGIYKHSWMSYPLNALFSIVVLGNSFIIARHIAQGGRRKEVLKVTCLLAFQFLVGIPVAFILVYTIFPWYNKRSELEKVFIAGACPLIISVPKVLARSLVPKLDCVHPGVLHLLIGCLYTSAAIVFRVMQAELTSFELFVALGIGHAVIDLLERLTITMRDYIWQFIFRWLVRCKRSQEMRSSARYARTPRSMRFVADVSIQLLLTEPAALVTAVGFTQVYAFMYPDMSNPSVPDLVWGFLKKCATGLAIDVVFNTLSVCLQVRVFNIAVLKVWNSKNWRAHFIANIVFTLMSMLYFTEYLFAIVRTKRNPHTPKRFVFKCSLPFSPNE is encoded by the coding sequence ATGTTGGACGCTGTCGTCGCGTTTTTTATCTATATTGCCGAGAGTTTTACAGGCGGTGTTTTAGAAAACTGGTCAATAAGGACAACATGTGAGCCTCGTGTTGTTGGCCATGGTGAGGATGACAAGGAATTAGAACCGCTGTTGCAAGCACATTCTGTCTCGAGCGACTTTACTAGATTCGACCCAAGCGACACAATTTTCCAAGAATTTGACCCTCCAGACGGTTCTTTTGGAAGCATGGCGTGGAAGGAATCTCGACCGTCTCGGTTGAAGACgttattcatttgttttaagACCGTTTTTGTAATGCAAGTTATAATTGGATCCAGCATCGCACTCGTTGCCATCGCAGTGTTGGTTCTAGATTTCAACACGGCCGACCTTTGTTATGAAAAGACATCAAACTGGAATACAATGCCGCCAATCATTCAGAACATTCGAGTCGTTAGCCAGTCTGTTGAAGGTTTCATCATCCAACTCTGGCATTTTTCCATCATGCTGTGTATGTTCGGATGTTCTGTTATGAAAGATCTCAATCTTTTAGCGATTAATCTCCTGGCGGCTTTCGCGGATGCTTGCTATCATCTGGTCTTGCAGACATTTGGAATTTATAAACATTCCTGGATGTCCTACCCTCTCAATGCTCTTTTTAGCATTGTTGTATTGGGAAACAGTTTCATCATCGCGCGGCACATAGCTCAAGGAGGAAGGAGAAAGGAAGTGCTTAAAGTGACTTGCCTTTTAGCATTCCAATTCTTAGTTGGCATACCAGTCGCATTCATTCTGGTTTATACGATATTCCCATGGTACAATAAAAGAAGTGAGTTGGAGAAAGTCTTTATTGCCGGAGCTTGCCCTCTGATCATTTCTGTTCCCAAAGTCTTGGCACGTTCTCTTGTTCCCAAACTCGACTGTGTTCATCCAGGGGTGCTTCACCTTCTGATTGGATGCTTGTACACGAGCGCGGCCATTGTCTTCCGGGTTATGCAGGCTGAGTTGACGAGCTTTGAGCTTTTCGTTGCCTTGGGAATAGGTCATGCAGTTATTGATCTCCTTGAACGCTTAACGATCACGATGCGAGATTACATATGGCAGTTCATTTTCAGATGGCTCGTGCGATGTAAGAGATCGCAAGAGATGAGATCCTCCGCAAGATATGCACGCACACCGCGAAGCATGCGTTTCGTGGCAGACGTCAGCATACAGTTACTTCTAACAGAGCCCGCTGCGCTGGTCACGGCTGTCGGGTTCACTCAAGTCTACGCATTCATGTACCCTGATATGTCAAACCCTTCTGTACCGGATCTTGTTTGGGGATTTCTCAAAAAATGTGCCACTGGTTTGGCCATAGATGTGGTTTTCAACACTTTGTCGGTGTGCCTTCAAGTCCGAGTATTCAACATCGCTGTGTTAAAGGTTTGGAACTCAAAGAATTGGCGTGCCCATTTTATCGCCAACATCGTTTTTACCCTGATGTCAATGCTGTACTTTACCGAATATTTGTTTGCCATCGTCAGAACAAAGAGGAACCCCCATACACCAAAAagatttgtttttaaatgttCGCTACCTTTTTCACCAAATGAATGA